A genomic window from Verrucomicrobiia bacterium includes:
- a CDS encoding slipin family protein gives MLPINVSALTVILIGLFILANAIRILREYERGIIFRLGRLIGAKGPGIIFLIPIIDKMVKVSLRTVTMDVPSQDVITRDNVSVKVNAVIYFRVIDPSRAIVQVEDFLYATSQISQTTLRSVLGQVELDDLLANREKINQELTKIIDAQTEPWGIKVSVVEVKNVDLPQEMQRALARQAEAERERRAKVIHAEGELQASTKLAEAAAIIGREPSAITLRFLSTLVEIGADKNSTIVFPLPIDLLTPFLKHAIEKK, from the coding sequence ATGCTGCCGATAAACGTTAGCGCGCTCACCGTTATTCTGATTGGCCTTTTCATTCTGGCCAACGCCATCCGCATTCTGCGGGAATACGAACGGGGAATCATTTTCCGGTTGGGGCGATTGATTGGCGCCAAGGGGCCGGGGATTATTTTTCTGATTCCCATCATCGATAAAATGGTCAAAGTTTCCCTGCGGACAGTGACAATGGATGTTCCCTCGCAAGACGTCATCACCCGCGACAACGTTTCGGTGAAGGTAAACGCGGTCATCTATTTTCGGGTGATTGACCCCTCCCGGGCCATCGTGCAGGTAGAGGATTTTCTTTACGCCACCTCCCAGATTTCGCAGACGACCCTTCGTTCCGTGCTCGGCCAGGTGGAACTGGACGATTTATTGGCCAACCGCGAAAAAATCAATCAGGAACTGACCAAAATCATCGATGCCCAGACCGAACCGTGGGGGATTAAAGTTTCCGTAGTCGAGGTCAAAAACGTCGATTTGCCGCAGGAAATGCAGCGGGCTTTGGCCCGGCAGGCCGAGGCGGAGCGGGAGCGCAGGGCCAAAGTGATTCACGCCGAAGGGGAGCTGCAGGCCTCCACGAAGCTGGCGGAAGCGGCGGCCATTATCGGAAGGGAGCCATCGGCCATCACCCTTCGATTCCTGTCCACGCTGGTGGAAATTGGGGCGGACAAAAACTCCACGATAGTCTTTCCGCTGCCCATCGATTTGTTGACGCCGTTTCTAAAGCACGCCATCGAGAAGAAATAA
- a CDS encoding glutamine synthetase family protein: MTAAEFLKELDKQEVKYVRLWFTDILGQLKGMDMTRREMEGVLERGQGFDGSSIEGFVRIEESDLIARPDLSTFRVIPWPVGGVKVGMLFCDIFNPDGSPHEADPRYILRRTLDKIKKLGYTYYCGPEIEYFYLKSAKEPEVLDREGYFSYGTIDIGTHLRKKTATALEAMGIPVECTHHEVAPSQHEIDLRYQDALTMADQAMIYRLVVKELAAQEGVYATFMPKPIFGENGSGMHCHQSLFKGKTNLFFDAKDKYHLSAFAKSYIAGLLTHIREITLILCQWVNSYKRLVVGYEAPVYISWGRRNRSSLIRVPMYQPGKENATRVELRCPDPACNPYLAFAAMLAAGMKGVEGKYSLPEPIEDDIFEMDDKELKRRKIGALPGSLIEAIDLAEKSPLVREVLGDHLLDNLIANKKVEWDRYRMHVSRYETENFLPIL; this comes from the coding sequence ATGACGGCCGCAGAGTTTTTGAAGGAGTTGGACAAACAGGAAGTAAAATACGTCCGGCTCTGGTTTACGGATATTCTGGGACAGTTGAAGGGAATGGATATGACCCGCCGGGAAATGGAAGGAGTCCTGGAGCGGGGTCAGGGGTTTGACGGCTCCTCTATTGAGGGGTTTGTCCGCATCGAAGAATCGGATTTGATTGCCCGCCCCGATTTGTCCACCTTCCGGGTCATTCCGTGGCCGGTGGGAGGCGTCAAGGTCGGAATGCTCTTTTGCGACATTTTCAACCCGGACGGAAGCCCGCACGAAGCCGACCCGCGCTACATTCTGCGCCGCACGCTGGATAAAATCAAAAAGCTCGGTTACACCTATTACTGCGGCCCGGAAATTGAATACTTCTATTTGAAATCTGCCAAAGAGCCGGAGGTTTTGGACCGGGAAGGGTATTTCAGCTACGGCACCATCGACATCGGCACTCATCTTAGAAAAAAGACCGCCACGGCTTTGGAGGCCATGGGTATTCCGGTTGAATGCACCCATCACGAAGTGGCCCCCAGCCAGCACGAAATTGATTTGCGCTATCAGGATGCCTTAACGATGGCCGACCAAGCAATGATTTACCGCTTGGTGGTCAAGGAACTCGCCGCACAGGAAGGGGTTTATGCCACCTTTATGCCCAAGCCGATTTTCGGTGAAAACGGCAGCGGCATGCACTGCCATCAGTCCTTGTTTAAAGGGAAAACCAATCTATTCTTTGATGCCAAAGATAAATACCACTTATCCGCTTTTGCAAAAAGCTACATCGCGGGTTTGTTGACGCACATCCGGGAAATCACCCTGATTTTGTGCCAGTGGGTTAATTCCTACAAGCGGCTGGTGGTCGGTTATGAGGCACCCGTCTACATTTCCTGGGGCCGCCGCAACCGCTCCTCGCTTATCCGCGTTCCAATGTACCAACCGGGCAAGGAAAACGCCACGCGCGTCGAGCTTCGCTGTCCAGACCCGGCCTGCAATCCCTATCTGGCGTTTGCCGCCATGCTGGCGGCGGGGATGAAGGGTGTGGAGGGGAAATATTCGCTTCCCGAGCCGATTGAGGACGACATTTTTGAAATGGACGACAAGGAATTGAAACGCCGCAAAATCGGTGCGCTTCCCGGCTCGCTTATCGAGGCGATTGACCTGGCGGAAAAAAGCCCCCTGGTTCGCGAGGTTTTGGGAGACCACCTGCTTGACAACCTCATTGCCAACAAGAAAGTGGAATGGGATCGTTACCGGATGCACGTTTCCCGGTACGAAACCGAGAATTTTCTCCCCATTCTGTGA
- a CDS encoding amidohydrolase translates to MSSIFLNGTIYTLDSKTPRIEALMVEDGKIVFAGTSREAKKLKRRGDRVFDLKGRTVLPGLVDSHVHFVYWAETRSRLDLENARSTAEVQKKVSTFAKRLAEKEWLFGSNFNKNLWPAGELPDKKILDAVCPTRPIVLASKDVHTLWLNSVALSAVGIGSSNPDPPGGKIVRYPGTGEPTGYLLETACRIVNEYLEKNQKKPDMEKVVLAGQKEAWKQGVTGIHALPDPGFEKSFALLERLTREEKLRLRILMYIPEKRLDWAIELGLQSGFGNDFFKVGGVKIFVDGALGSQTALMFEPYEGTSSTGIEVSSLFHLESQLTKAAKANLACAVHAIGDKAVFYALEAFGKALPLHDGRLKQRIEHVQLIRNEDVPKFRKYKVTASMQPSHAPSDRYIADQHWGSRCRSAYPWRSLLKAGALVAFGSDAPVEPLEPLAGIYSAVCRKKPVEKESWYPSQSVTVGDAFRAYTVNPAILSEDGQKRGTLTPGKLADFILLSEDPFKMLPERLSSLEVLATVIEGEVVYTQKSGGLGRN, encoded by the coding sequence ATGAGCAGCATCTTTCTAAATGGGACCATTTATACGCTTGACAGCAAAACGCCCCGCATTGAGGCGCTGATGGTGGAAGATGGAAAAATTGTTTTTGCCGGGACTTCCCGGGAGGCCAAAAAACTAAAGCGGCGCGGCGACCGGGTTTTTGATCTCAAAGGCCGGACCGTTCTTCCCGGCTTGGTGGACAGCCACGTCCACTTTGTGTACTGGGCGGAAACCCGCTCCCGGCTGGATTTGGAAAATGCCCGCTCGACGGCAGAGGTTCAAAAAAAAGTGTCTACCTTTGCCAAACGGCTTGCCGAAAAGGAGTGGCTGTTTGGAAGCAATTTTAACAAGAACCTTTGGCCTGCGGGTGAATTGCCGGACAAGAAAATTCTGGACGCTGTATGTCCGACTCGGCCTATTGTGCTTGCCAGCAAGGATGTCCACACCCTTTGGCTCAATTCGGTGGCCCTTTCAGCCGTAGGAATTGGTTCGTCAAATCCAGACCCACCGGGGGGAAAAATTGTCCGCTACCCCGGAACGGGCGAGCCGACCGGCTATCTTTTGGAAACGGCCTGCCGAATCGTAAACGAATATCTCGAAAAAAACCAAAAGAAACCGGATATGGAAAAAGTTGTGCTTGCCGGTCAAAAAGAGGCCTGGAAACAAGGGGTAACCGGCATTCACGCCTTGCCCGATCCCGGGTTTGAAAAGTCGTTTGCCCTTCTGGAGCGGTTGACCCGTGAGGAGAAACTTCGACTGCGCATATTAATGTATATCCCGGAAAAACGGCTGGACTGGGCAATTGAACTTGGTCTCCAGTCCGGTTTCGGCAACGACTTTTTCAAAGTCGGCGGCGTGAAAATCTTTGTGGACGGCGCCTTAGGTTCTCAAACTGCTTTAATGTTTGAGCCGTATGAGGGTACTTCCAGCACAGGAATCGAGGTGTCGTCGCTGTTTCATCTGGAAAGTCAATTGACCAAGGCGGCGAAAGCCAATCTGGCCTGCGCCGTTCACGCTATCGGGGACAAGGCGGTGTTTTACGCGCTGGAGGCCTTTGGCAAGGCGCTTCCATTGCACGACGGCCGTTTGAAGCAGCGAATCGAACATGTTCAACTCATCCGAAACGAAGACGTGCCCAAATTCAGGAAGTACAAAGTGACGGCTTCGATGCAGCCGAGCCACGCCCCGTCTGATCGGTATATTGCCGACCAGCATTGGGGTAGCCGCTGCCGGAGCGCTTACCCTTGGCGCTCCCTTTTGAAGGCCGGCGCTTTGGTTGCATTCGGCTCGGATGCCCCGGTTGAGCCTTTGGAACCGCTGGCTGGAATCTACTCCGCAGTTTGCCGAAAAAAACCGGTAGAAAAGGAGAGTTGGTATCCTTCCCAGTCCGTTACGGTTGGCGATGCGTTTAGGGCCTACACCGTTAACCCTGCCATTCTTTCGGAAGATGGGCAGAAGCGGGGAACATTGACGCCCGGAAAGCTGGCCGATTTCATACTCCTTTCAGAAGATCCCTTTAAAATGTTGCCCGAACGGTTGTCTTCCTTGGAAGTTTTGGCCACCGTCATCGAAGGAGAGGTCGTGTACACTCAAAAGAGTGGCGGGCTGGGGCGGAATTGA
- a CDS encoding nodulation protein NfeD, giving the protein MSAIRKFPSFLFLFAFLAAAALPVLAQKRTVYVLTIETAITPITVKQIQRAVEKSVEEGAEALVIQLNTPGGLVASTWKINSTLLNADVPIVVYVAPSGARAASAGMFIIYAAHIAAMASGTSIGAAHPVEGGGGKMDSTMSEKVTNDAVANVRSAAVKRGRNADWAEQAVRKSVSIPEYEALKINVIDVVADNLSQLLEKIDGRKVQLPLGERVLKTKGAEIIHIKSNVFDRILEVIVDPTIAYILMTIGLLGLYFEFSNPGAILPGVIGGISLILAFFAFQALPINYAGVLLILLAMILFILEVKFPSHGILTIGGVVAMFLGSIMLINSTAPYMKISLSVIISTVGATAAFFLFAVGAGLRAQRLQATTGMEGMVGLVAVATEPLAPEGLVKVAGEIWKARLVQTAGEATTEKVNPNEKVKVVGVENLTLLVSKEK; this is encoded by the coding sequence GTGAGCGCTATCCGCAAGTTCCCTTCTTTTCTGTTTCTGTTCGCCTTCCTGGCCGCCGCCGCTCTGCCGGTTTTGGCCCAAAAACGCACCGTTTATGTTTTAACCATTGAAACCGCCATCACCCCCATCACGGTCAAGCAGATTCAGCGAGCCGTGGAAAAGTCGGTTGAAGAAGGCGCAGAAGCGCTCGTTATCCAGTTAAACACCCCCGGCGGGCTGGTGGCTTCCACTTGGAAAATCAATTCCACGCTTTTGAATGCCGACGTTCCTATTGTTGTCTATGTTGCTCCCTCCGGCGCGCGGGCGGCTTCGGCCGGGATGTTCATCATCTACGCCGCCCACATTGCGGCAATGGCTTCCGGCACCAGCATCGGGGCCGCCCATCCGGTAGAAGGGGGTGGGGGAAAGATGGACTCCACGATGTCTGAAAAAGTGACCAACGATGCCGTGGCCAACGTACGCTCGGCGGCCGTCAAACGCGGCCGCAATGCCGACTGGGCCGAACAAGCTGTGCGCAAGTCGGTCTCAATTCCCGAGTATGAAGCACTCAAAATCAACGTTATTGATGTCGTGGCCGATAATCTTTCCCAGCTTTTGGAAAAAATTGACGGGCGTAAAGTTCAGCTACCTTTGGGTGAACGCGTGTTGAAAACCAAAGGGGCTGAAATCATACACATCAAGTCCAATGTATTCGATCGGATTTTGGAAGTGATCGTGGATCCCACCATCGCCTACATTTTAATGACTATCGGGCTTTTGGGGTTGTACTTTGAGTTTTCCAACCCGGGCGCCATTTTGCCGGGGGTTATCGGCGGAATTTCCCTCATTCTGGCTTTCTTTGCCTTTCAAGCCCTGCCCATCAACTATGCCGGGGTTTTGCTCATCCTTCTGGCGATGATATTGTTCATCTTGGAAGTGAAATTTCCAAGCCACGGGATATTGACCATCGGCGGGGTGGTCGCGATGTTTTTGGGCTCGATAATGCTCATCAATTCCACCGCGCCGTATATGAAGATTTCGTTATCGGTAATTATCTCCACCGTAGGTGCCACGGCGGCTTTTTTCCTTTTTGCCGTTGGTGCCGGCTTGCGGGCGCAACGCCTTCAGGCCACCACCGGCATGGAAGGGATGGTCGGTCTGGTGGCGGTTGCCACGGAGCCGTTGGCGCCGGAGGGATTGGTCAAGGTGGCCGGCGAAATCTGGAAAGCCCGTTTGGTGCAAACCGCTGGAGAAGCAACCACGGAAAAGGTGAATCCGAACGAAAAAGTGAAAGTGGTCGGGGTGGAAAATTTAACCCTTTTGGTATCCAAGGAAAAATAA